One Streptomyces sp. NBC_00223 genomic window carries:
- a CDS encoding DUF2079 domain-containing protein codes for MDRAEAVIPAQDTRTAQATDTEGTAAAQGFRFRVPGARLDPYLLAVVFFVAYTLLSVTRYRRMLTMSWDLGIFEQAVRSYSQLHAPVADLKGPGFNILGDHFSPITALMAPFYRVFPTPVTLLVAQALLFAVSVIPIARVSAHLLGRGRGLAIGTAYALSWGVQKAVEFDFHEIAFAMPLLAFALEAVLRRRWAAAMWWALPLVFVKEDMGVTAAAIGAIVWWRLRTTAEPEPETGTGAVAESVDSADGEPEEAKPAEVRSARAQDEDQARDRDENGAENGAEAGDDGKEPPLSDALRYGFWAMALTAFGVAASALAFAVIIPAFNHTGGYDYWNKLSGNGAPMPGHIPFGTAVHTLLWILLPTSGLLALRSPLFLAALPTIGWRFVSHDDHYWGTDWHYSAVLMPVIFLALVDAAALSRGSRRPWLRSYASGVPAAAVGAALALTLTLPLASLSHGDTYKVDAHTKAVEKLLDQVPDGATVEANVGPISRLVHRTTVYWVGNTPGVNPDYIVIDNSSGWVSDPVTYAKQLHPTATYTQLVSSEGYVILHRD; via the coding sequence ATGGACAGGGCCGAGGCCGTGATCCCTGCGCAGGACACCCGTACGGCGCAGGCCACGGACACGGAGGGGACCGCGGCCGCACAGGGCTTCCGGTTCCGGGTCCCGGGAGCACGCCTGGACCCGTATCTGCTGGCTGTCGTCTTCTTCGTGGCGTACACGCTGCTGTCGGTGACGCGTTACCGGCGCATGCTCACGATGTCGTGGGACCTGGGCATCTTCGAGCAGGCGGTGCGGTCCTACTCACAGCTGCACGCGCCGGTCGCGGATCTGAAGGGGCCGGGGTTCAACATCCTGGGCGATCACTTCAGCCCGATCACCGCGCTGATGGCGCCCTTCTACCGGGTGTTCCCCACACCGGTCACGCTGCTGGTGGCGCAGGCACTGCTCTTCGCGGTGTCGGTGATCCCGATCGCCCGGGTCTCGGCACACCTGCTGGGACGGGGACGGGGCCTGGCGATCGGCACGGCCTACGCGCTGTCGTGGGGAGTACAGAAGGCGGTCGAGTTCGACTTCCACGAGATCGCGTTCGCGATGCCGCTGCTGGCCTTCGCGCTGGAGGCCGTGCTGCGCAGGCGGTGGGCGGCGGCGATGTGGTGGGCGCTGCCGCTGGTCTTCGTCAAGGAGGACATGGGCGTCACGGCAGCGGCGATCGGAGCGATCGTCTGGTGGCGCCTGCGGACCACCGCGGAACCGGAGCCGGAGACCGGCACCGGAGCCGTGGCGGAGAGCGTCGACTCGGCCGACGGCGAGCCGGAGGAAGCCAAGCCGGCGGAAGTCCGGTCGGCGCGGGCACAGGACGAGGACCAGGCCAGGGACCGGGACGAAAACGGGGCCGAAAACGGGGCCGAGGCCGGGGACGACGGGAAGGAGCCGCCGCTCAGCGACGCCCTGCGGTACGGCTTTTGGGCGATGGCGCTGACCGCGTTCGGAGTGGCCGCGTCGGCGCTGGCGTTCGCGGTGATCATCCCGGCGTTCAACCACACGGGCGGCTACGACTACTGGAACAAGCTCAGCGGCAATGGGGCGCCGATGCCGGGGCACATCCCGTTCGGCACCGCGGTGCACACCCTGCTGTGGATTCTGCTGCCGACCAGCGGGCTGCTGGCGCTGCGGTCTCCGCTGTTCCTGGCGGCGCTGCCGACGATCGGGTGGCGGTTCGTCTCGCACGACGACCACTACTGGGGGACGGACTGGCACTACAGCGCGGTGCTGATGCCGGTGATCTTCCTGGCGCTGGTGGACGCCGCGGCGCTGTCGCGCGGGAGCCGGCGACCGTGGCTGAGGTCGTACGCCTCCGGGGTACCGGCGGCGGCGGTCGGGGCGGCGCTGGCGCTGACTTTGACATTGCCGCTGGCCTCGCTCAGCCACGGGGACACCTACAAGGTGGACGCGCACACCAAGGCCGTCGAGAAGCTGCTCGACCAGGTCCCGGACGGCGCGACGGTGGAGGCCAACGTCGGTCCGATCAGCCGCCTGGTGCACCGCACGACGGTGTACTGGGTGGGCAACACCCCCGGGGTGAACCCGGACTACATCGTGATCGACAACTCGTCGGGGTGGGTGTCGGACCCGGTCACCTACGCCAAGCAGCTGCATCCGACGGCCACATACACCCAGCTCGTCAGCTCGGAGGGCTACGTCATCCTCCACCGCGACTGA
- a CDS encoding TolB family protein yields MTITAAGTNIRPLAPGQRARLLVGDIDGGEPRLVHETADSALEAPNWSPDGRWLVFNQDGLLLRIPADATPGDGPGPEVIDTGSVTDANNDHVLSPDGRTIYLSAGDGHIHAVPFEGGPTRRVTNEQLPGPFRHFLHGISPDGGTLAYVGVEPHGGDEWGYRNIFTVPSGGGPDIRLTDSAAPADGPEFTPDGHWILFNSEHGATTPGHAQLFRMRPDGSELTRLTSDERVNWFPHPSPDGRHILYISFPPGTEGHPADRDVILRVIDPDGGGRRDVLAFFGGQGSLNVNSWAPDSRRFAYVDYPLD; encoded by the coding sequence GTGACGATCACCGCTGCGGGTACGAACATCCGGCCGCTCGCCCCCGGCCAGCGCGCCCGGCTGCTGGTCGGGGACATCGACGGCGGCGAGCCGCGGCTGGTCCACGAGACGGCGGACAGCGCCCTGGAGGCGCCCAACTGGTCTCCGGACGGCCGCTGGCTGGTCTTCAACCAGGACGGGCTGCTTCTGCGGATCCCCGCGGACGCCACTCCCGGCGACGGCCCCGGGCCCGAGGTGATCGACACCGGTTCCGTCACCGACGCCAACAACGACCATGTGCTCTCCCCGGACGGCCGCACGATCTATCTGTCGGCCGGGGACGGGCACATTCACGCCGTCCCCTTCGAGGGCGGCCCCACCCGGCGGGTCACCAATGAGCAACTGCCCGGCCCCTTCCGCCACTTCCTGCACGGCATCTCACCCGACGGCGGCACCCTCGCCTATGTCGGCGTCGAACCCCACGGCGGCGACGAGTGGGGCTACCGCAACATCTTCACCGTGCCGTCCGGCGGCGGCCCCGACATCCGGCTGACCGACAGCGCCGCTCCCGCCGACGGTCCGGAATTCACCCCGGACGGCCACTGGATTCTCTTCAACTCCGAGCACGGCGCGACCACTCCGGGCCATGCCCAGCTCTTCCGGATGCGCCCGGACGGCTCCGAACTCACCCGACTCACCTCGGACGAGCGGGTCAACTGGTTCCCCCACCCCTCGCCCGACGGCCGCCACATCCTCTACATCAGTTTCCCGCCCGGCACCGAGGGCCACCCGGCCGACCGTGACGTGATCCTGCGCGTCATCGACCCGGACGGCGGCGGCCGGCGGGACGTTTTGGCCTTCTTCGGCGGCCAGGGCAGCCTCAACGTCAACAGCTGGGCCCCCGACAGCCGCCGCTTCGCCTACGTCGACTATCCGCTGGACTGA